In Coriobacteriaceae bacterium, a single window of DNA contains:
- the dxr gene encoding 1-deoxy-D-xylulose-5-phosphate reductoisomerase, protein MAFQTTCGPDGRLRVAILGCTGSIGTQALDVCRQHVDRLQVTALSVNSSTSELVAFAREFSVPAVAVADVAHGADAVLQELPEGTELGVGAQAVCELARRDDVDCVLVAIVGAAGLEASHAALTSNKRLALANKESLVVGGDLLMPLAQPGQLIPVDSEHSAIYQCYLGENPREAHCIWLTCSGGPFFGRSREDLDHVTRNDALAHPTWAMGAKITIDSATLMNKGLERIEAMHLFGCDLDFINVVVQRQSKIHSMVEFADGSVMAHLGASDMRIPIQFAFSYPERWDTPAPRIDFRELGQLTFDAADMETFRCLALAERAGKTGGTMPCVLNAANEVAVDAFLHDACTFTDIDRIVESCMDAHDTQAVASFEQLRDIDSWARAKAAEVLAATRS, encoded by the coding sequence ATGGCTTTTCAGACGACGTGCGGCCCCGACGGGCGTCTGCGGGTTGCAATTTTGGGTTGTACGGGCTCTATCGGCACGCAGGCACTCGATGTATGCCGTCAGCATGTCGATCGACTGCAGGTGACGGCACTGTCCGTTAACTCCAGCACCTCGGAGCTCGTTGCGTTTGCCCGTGAGTTTTCGGTTCCGGCTGTTGCCGTGGCCGATGTTGCCCATGGTGCGGACGCTGTACTGCAGGAGTTGCCCGAGGGCACCGAGCTCGGTGTTGGTGCGCAGGCGGTTTGCGAGCTCGCACGTCGCGATGACGTCGACTGTGTCCTTGTTGCTATTGTGGGCGCTGCCGGGCTCGAAGCGAGCCATGCTGCCCTGACCTCGAACAAGCGTCTTGCACTTGCTAACAAAGAGTCCCTCGTTGTCGGCGGCGATCTGCTGATGCCGTTGGCGCAGCCGGGTCAGCTCATTCCGGTCGACTCTGAGCACTCCGCCATCTACCAGTGCTATCTGGGGGAGAATCCGCGCGAGGCCCACTGCATTTGGCTCACTTGTTCGGGCGGTCCGTTCTTTGGCCGTTCGCGCGAGGACCTCGACCACGTGACCCGCAATGACGCCTTGGCGCATCCCACGTGGGCCATGGGGGCAAAGATCACCATCGACTCCGCCACCCTTATGAACAAGGGCCTGGAGCGTATCGAGGCGATGCATCTGTTCGGTTGCGACCTCGACTTTATCAACGTGGTCGTTCAGCGTCAGTCCAAGATTCACTCTATGGTCGAGTTTGCCGACGGCTCCGTGATGGCACACCTTGGCGCCTCCGATATGCGCATTCCCATTCAGTTTGCCTTCTCGTATCCCGAGCGTTGGGATACTCCGGCGCCTCGAATCGATTTTCGTGAGTTGGGGCAGCTTACCTTCGACGCGGCCGATATGGAAACGTTCCGTTGCCTCGCGCTTGCCGAGCGTGCGGGCAAAACGGGCGGCACCATGCCGTGCGTGCTGAATGCCGCCAACGAAGTTGCCGTCGATGCCTTCCTGCACGATGCCTGCACCTTTACCGATATCGACCGTATCGTCGAGTCGTGCATGGACGCACACGATACACAGGCGGTCGCATCGTTTGAGCAGCTTCGCGATATCGACTCGTGGGCTCGTGCCAAGGCCGCCGAGGTGCTTGCTGCAACCCGCTCTTAA
- a CDS encoding proline--tRNA ligase, which yields MTRAMYMSKLYAPTLKEDPADAELASHRLLLRAGMIRKEAAGLYSYLPLAWRSIRKIENIVRDEMDAAGAQELMMPIMVDAELWRESGRIDAYGKELVRFDDRHGREFVLGPTHEETVTALVRNELRSYKQLPVNLYHIQDKFRDEFRPRFGLMRGREFIMKDAYSFSATQESLQEEYDKMKQAYANICERCYIKALPVVADSGEIGGDTSVEYMALADAGEASLVYCDDCGFAADDEAASTKVVVTEGPGDGTLTKVETPGMGTIEAVAKFFGFPENGTRKSLALIDAEGKPVVAIVPGDHELNDCKAEHVFGKGYRMMTDEELLTYGLHKGFIGPVNLPEGIRLVCDESLRESKQWACGANEVDYHFTGACPERDFTVDEWADLVTVVAGDPCPHCGKPLSAARGIEVSQVFQLGTKYSEAMGATFMDEDGKEKPLIMGCYGVGVSRSLAAVVEQHNDEHGIVWPVSVAPYEVAVIPLDPKKEECATVCDQIVEGLCAEGIEVVVDDRDERPGFKFADNDLMGFPYQVVLGKRGLKNGTVELKDRATGEREDVAIDEVVAKVVELVKAARR from the coding sequence ATGACTCGAGCAATGTATATGTCTAAGCTTTATGCTCCGACGCTCAAAGAGGATCCGGCCGACGCCGAGCTTGCGAGCCATCGCCTGCTGCTTCGTGCCGGCATGATTCGCAAGGAGGCCGCCGGTCTCTATTCCTATCTGCCGCTTGCTTGGCGCTCGATTCGCAAGATCGAGAACATCGTGCGCGACGAGATGGACGCTGCCGGCGCCCAGGAGCTCATGATGCCCATCATGGTCGATGCCGAGCTGTGGCGCGAGTCCGGCCGTATCGATGCCTATGGCAAGGAGCTCGTGCGCTTTGATGACCGCCACGGACGCGAGTTCGTGCTTGGTCCCACGCACGAGGAGACCGTGACTGCTCTGGTGCGCAACGAGCTGCGTTCCTACAAGCAGCTGCCGGTGAATCTCTATCACATCCAGGATAAATTCCGCGACGAGTTCCGTCCCCGCTTTGGCCTGATGCGCGGCCGCGAGTTCATCATGAAGGACGCCTACAGCTTCTCTGCCACGCAGGAGAGTCTGCAGGAGGAGTACGACAAGATGAAGCAGGCCTACGCCAACATCTGCGAGCGCTGCTATATCAAGGCCCTGCCCGTTGTTGCCGACTCCGGTGAGATCGGCGGCGATACCTCCGTCGAGTACATGGCGCTGGCCGACGCCGGTGAGGCTTCGCTGGTCTACTGCGACGATTGCGGCTTTGCTGCCGATGACGAGGCGGCAAGCACCAAGGTCGTTGTGACCGAGGGCCCCGGTGACGGCACACTCACCAAGGTCGAGACTCCGGGCATGGGCACCATCGAGGCTGTTGCCAAGTTCTTCGGCTTCCCCGAGAACGGTACGCGCAAGTCCCTGGCTCTCATCGACGCCGAGGGCAAGCCTGTTGTGGCCATCGTTCCGGGCGATCATGAGCTCAACGATTGCAAGGCCGAGCACGTCTTTGGCAAGGGTTATCGCATGATGACCGACGAGGAGCTCCTGACCTACGGTCTGCACAAGGGCTTTATCGGACCGGTTAACCTGCCCGAGGGCATCCGTCTAGTGTGCGACGAGAGTCTGCGCGAGTCCAAGCAATGGGCCTGTGGTGCTAACGAGGTCGATTATCACTTTACCGGTGCCTGCCCCGAGCGCGACTTTACCGTCGACGAGTGGGCCGATCTGGTCACCGTCGTCGCCGGCGACCCCTGCCCGCACTGCGGCAAGCCGCTCTCTGCTGCTCGCGGCATCGAGGTCTCCCAGGTGTTCCAGCTGGGCACCAAGTACTCCGAGGCCATGGGTGCCACCTTTATGGACGAGGATGGCAAGGAGAAGCCGCTCATCATGGGTTGCTACGGCGTGGGCGTGTCTCGCTCGCTCGCTGCCGTCGTGGAGCAGCATAACGACGAGCACGGTATCGTCTGGCCGGTCTCCGTTGCCCCGTACGAGGTCGCGGTGATTCCGCTCGATCCCAAGAAGGAGGAGTGCGCTACCGTTTGCGATCAAATCGTCGAAGGTCTGTGCGCCGAGGGTATCGAGGTCGTCGTCGACGATCGCGATGAGCGTCCTGGCTTTAAGTTTGCCGACAACGACCTTATGGGCTTCCCGTATCAGGTAGTGCTCGGCAAGCGTGGTCTTAAGAACGGCACCGTCGAGCTTAAGGACCGTGCTACGGGCGAGCGCGAGGATGTGGCGATTGATGAGGTCGTCGCCAAGGTCGTCGAGCTTGTGAAGGCAGCACGTCGTTAA
- the ispG gene encoding flavodoxin-dependent (E)-4-hydroxy-3-methylbut-2-enyl-diphosphate synthase has translation MSLSHPLPRELTRPVFVGDVQIGGGAPVVVQSMTCTDTADAQATLAQVRALAQAGCDVVRVSVPTEAALEGFRTICAESPVPIVADIHFNHKLAIGAVKAGAAKLRINPGNIGDWAKVDAVIDAAGAAGCAIRIGVNAGSLEQDIAERDDLTQPEKLVMSSERFVKHFEDRGFTNIVLSAKAHSVSTTLDTYRALSREIPHVPLHLGVTEAGTKLQGTIKSSVGLGILLSEGIGDTMRVSLTADPVEEPPVAWGILQSLGLRRRGPEIVSCPTCARCQVNLIPIAEEVTERLKNYSAPLSIAVMGCAVNGPGEASDADLGVACGRGQGLLFSHGQIIGKVAEDQIVDALMAEVDKLIEEK, from the coding sequence TTGTCTTTATCCCATCCTTTGCCGCGCGAGCTGACGCGCCCCGTGTTTGTGGGCGACGTGCAGATAGGCGGCGGCGCTCCGGTGGTGGTTCAGTCCATGACCTGCACCGATACCGCCGACGCGCAGGCAACGCTTGCACAAGTTCGTGCACTCGCCCAGGCGGGTTGTGATGTTGTGCGCGTGAGCGTGCCCACTGAGGCTGCGCTCGAGGGCTTTCGCACGATTTGTGCGGAGTCTCCGGTGCCGATCGTTGCCGATATCCACTTTAACCATAAACTCGCCATTGGCGCCGTTAAGGCCGGTGCCGCTAAGCTCCGCATCAATCCCGGCAACATTGGCGATTGGGCTAAGGTCGATGCCGTGATCGATGCCGCGGGCGCCGCTGGGTGCGCGATTCGCATTGGCGTGAACGCCGGCTCGCTTGAGCAGGATATCGCCGAGCGCGATGACCTTACGCAGCCCGAAAAGCTTGTGATGTCGAGCGAGCGTTTTGTCAAACATTTTGAGGATCGCGGCTTTACCAATATCGTGCTTTCCGCCAAGGCTCATAGCGTGTCCACGACGCTTGACACCTATCGTGCCCTGTCGCGCGAAATCCCCCATGTTCCGCTTCATTTGGGCGTGACTGAGGCCGGAACCAAGCTCCAGGGCACCATTAAGAGCTCTGTGGGCCTGGGAATTTTGCTTTCCGAGGGCATTGGCGACACCATGCGCGTCTCGCTCACGGCCGATCCGGTCGAGGAACCGCCGGTCGCCTGGGGTATTCTGCAGTCGCTCGGCCTTCGCCGCCGTGGTCCCGAGATCGTCTCGTGCCCCACGTGCGCTCGCTGCCAGGTTAACCTCATTCCTATCGCCGAGGAGGTCACCGAGCGGCTTAAGAACTACTCCGCGCCGCTTTCGATTGCCGTGATGGGCTGTGCAGTCAATGGCCCCGGCGAGGCCTCTGACGCCGACTTGGGTGTTGCCTGCGGGCGAGGTCAGGGCCTGCTCTTTTCGCACGGCCAGATCATTGGTAAAGTAGCTGAGGACCAAATTGTCGACGCGCTAATGGCCGAGGTCGACAAGCTTATTGAGGAGAAATAA
- a CDS encoding aminoglycoside phosphotransferase family protein produces MLLPDSKTELVRRGNKVVYDLGDKIVKVFNETKPVSDVFNEALNLARINECGIRSPKALEVSQLENANGWALVTEKVPGTTLAEKMTAEPQRFGEYLEMFVDLQIEIHGYTSPLLNRQRDKFARMIDSLDQLNATTRYNLQERLDGMTKEFKVCHGDFNPSNVIVGDDGQLYVCDWAHATQGSPAADVATTYLLFALNSKDQAEAYLELYCDRADMPMQVVRQWTSIVAASELARKRNVNDEFLKNWIDVVDYQ; encoded by the coding sequence ATGCTGCTCCCCGATTCCAAGACCGAGCTCGTCCGTCGCGGCAACAAGGTCGTTTACGACCTGGGCGACAAGATCGTCAAGGTCTTTAACGAGACCAAGCCCGTCTCCGACGTGTTCAACGAGGCTTTGAATCTTGCCCGCATCAATGAGTGCGGCATCCGCAGCCCCAAGGCTCTCGAGGTTTCTCAGCTCGAGAACGCCAACGGCTGGGCTCTCGTGACCGAGAAGGTTCCGGGCACCACCCTTGCCGAGAAGATGACTGCCGAGCCCCAGCGCTTTGGTGAGTACCTCGAGATGTTCGTCGACCTCCAGATCGAGATCCACGGCTACACCTCCCCGCTGCTCAACCGTCAGCGCGATAAGTTCGCCCGCATGATCGACAGCCTCGATCAGCTCAATGCCACCACGCGCTACAACCTTCAGGAGCGTCTGGACGGCATGACCAAGGAGTTCAAGGTCTGCCACGGCGACTTCAACCCCTCCAACGTCATCGTCGGCGACGACGGCCAGCTGTACGTCTGCGACTGGGCACATGCCACCCAGGGCTCCCCTGCTGCCGACGTTGCCACCACCTACCTGCTCTTTGCCCTCAACAGCAAGGACCAGGCTGAGGCCTACCTGGAGCTCTACTGCGACCGCGCCGACATGCCCATGCAGGTCGTGCGTCAGTGGACGAGCATCGTCGCCGCTTCCGAGCTCGCTCGTAAGCGCAACGTGAACGATGAGTTCCTTAAGAACTGGATCGATGTCGTCGATTATCAGTAA
- the rpmB gene encoding 50S ribosomal protein L28, giving the protein MSKVCEVCGKHPVAGRSISHSHRVTNRKFRPNIQRVYVVVDGHRRKMNVCSTCLKSGKVARS; this is encoded by the coding sequence ATGTCCAAAGTTTGCGAAGTTTGCGGTAAGCACCCCGTTGCCGGTCGCTCCATCAGCCACTCTCACCGCGTCACCAACCGTAAGTTCCGCCCCAACATCCAGCGCGTCTACGTCGTCGTCGATGGTCACCGTCGCAAGATGAACGTTTGCTCCACCTGCCTCAAGTCCGGCAAGGTTGCGCGCTCCTAA
- a CDS encoding phosphatidate cytidylyltransferase, with amino-acid sequence MSDRPKASAPKAPAAKNGAAATSWLAGFITRAAAGIVYAVVFILCLVLGIVPTAIFVSVMSGLCCFEFFRMTKLDGKVANERLGIAAAVLFPLSALGDSLLLNALLFALMLAVGIWYVCSSRTRISDVAVTLMGPIYTGFMLSAIVLLRDAVPGFAGALLSVGVCASLWVSDSFAYIVGSRIGKHKMVPKISPKKSWEGFFGGILGSILIWLILWATHFYKLSLPYALLCGVVVSILGVIGDLIESRIKRGVGVKDSGNLIPGHGGMLDRSDSLIFGCITAQLLLMIGGVL; translated from the coding sequence GTGTCCGATCGTCCCAAGGCGTCTGCTCCCAAGGCGCCTGCCGCCAAAAACGGCGCGGCTGCGACTTCGTGGCTGGCCGGCTTTATTACCCGTGCCGCTGCAGGTATCGTCTACGCCGTTGTATTTATTCTCTGCCTGGTTTTGGGTATCGTTCCCACCGCCATCTTCGTCTCCGTCATGAGCGGCCTGTGCTGCTTTGAGTTTTTCCGCATGACGAAGCTCGATGGCAAGGTGGCCAACGAGCGCCTGGGTATCGCTGCCGCCGTGCTCTTTCCGCTCTCGGCGCTGGGCGACTCGCTGTTGTTGAATGCCCTGCTTTTTGCTCTGATGCTTGCGGTGGGCATTTGGTATGTCTGTTCGTCGCGTACCCGCATATCCGATGTAGCTGTGACGCTCATGGGTCCTATCTACACCGGTTTTATGCTGTCGGCCATCGTACTGCTGCGCGATGCCGTGCCCGGTTTTGCCGGTGCCCTGCTTTCGGTGGGCGTTTGCGCGTCTCTCTGGGTCTCCGATTCGTTTGCCTACATCGTGGGCAGCCGTATCGGCAAGCACAAGATGGTTCCCAAGATTTCTCCCAAAAAGAGCTGGGAGGGCTTTTTCGGCGGCATCTTGGGCTCGATTCTCATCTGGCTCATTTTGTGGGCAACGCATTTCTATAAGCTGAGCTTGCCCTATGCACTGCTGTGCGGCGTGGTCGTGTCCATCTTGGGCGTTATCGGCGACCTCATCGAGTCGCGCATCAAGCGCGGCGTGGGCGTCAAGGATTCCGGCAATCTGATTCCGGGCCATGGCGGCATGCTCGACCGTAGCGACTCGCTTATCTTTGGCTGCATTACCGCGCAGTTGCTTTTGATGATCGGAGGCGTGCTGTAA
- a CDS encoding M50 family metallopeptidase, with translation MDTVLSVLSSVFWGLLMLSVLVFLHEGGHFLAARACGVRVTEFFLGLPCRFDIHRTSRRIGTKFGVTPLLLGGYAAICGMDPTDVSCADRVLAAIYRHGRVSVADLSVELELPEEDVLEACVLLLGWGSIAPWYEEGEKPSPSYYPVRYQTLPRDAAGYTTFDGRRFDREHATAEGDVWEPPVAASEFLEQERSHTYLGQGFLKRAFMLLAGILVNILTGFLLLMSIYSIAGVSVPVDSNVIGQVEEGSIAANAGIEAGDAILSVDGVSCSSWMDVYDAIGAAAGKDDIAIEYQRDGKKLSTSVALKKDERLGVYASTQVVHLDPITSARLSFSYVQQTAEGVMRLLQPQHTMEILDQSSSIVGISVMSSQAAAAGPATFLTFAALISFSLGFMNLLPIPPLDGGKLVIEIIQKVAGRELPLKVQTIVSYVGIVLFALLFVYMLRSDVLRFIL, from the coding sequence ATGGATACTGTTCTGAGTGTTCTCTCCTCGGTCTTTTGGGGTCTTTTGATGCTATCCGTCCTCGTGTTTCTGCACGAGGGCGGCCACTTTTTAGCGGCTCGTGCGTGCGGTGTGCGCGTCACCGAGTTTTTCTTGGGCCTGCCGTGCCGCTTTGACATTCATCGTACGTCGCGTCGCATTGGTACCAAGTTTGGTGTGACGCCGCTGCTGCTGGGTGGTTATGCCGCTATCTGCGGTATGGACCCGACCGATGTCTCGTGCGCCGACCGTGTGCTTGCGGCGATCTATCGTCATGGTCGCGTTTCGGTTGCAGACCTTTCCGTCGAGCTGGAGCTCCCCGAGGAGGATGTTCTCGAGGCTTGTGTCTTGCTTTTGGGCTGGGGTTCCATTGCGCCTTGGTACGAGGAAGGGGAGAAGCCTTCACCTAGCTACTATCCGGTCAGGTACCAGACGCTGCCGCGCGACGCTGCAGGATATACCACTTTTGACGGCCGCAGGTTTGATCGAGAGCATGCAACTGCCGAGGGAGATGTGTGGGAGCCCCCGGTCGCCGCTTCGGAGTTTCTTGAGCAGGAGCGTTCACATACCTATCTGGGCCAAGGTTTTCTCAAACGTGCCTTTATGCTGCTCGCTGGCATTCTCGTCAATATTCTGACGGGCTTTTTGCTGCTTATGAGCATCTACTCTATCGCCGGCGTTTCGGTGCCGGTCGATAGCAACGTGATCGGTCAGGTCGAAGAAGGCTCGATAGCAGCCAATGCAGGTATCGAGGCCGGCGACGCAATTCTTTCGGTCGACGGCGTGTCCTGCTCTTCCTGGATGGACGTGTACGATGCGATCGGAGCGGCCGCCGGAAAGGACGATATCGCCATTGAGTATCAGCGCGACGGCAAGAAACTTTCGACCTCGGTTGCGCTCAAGAAGGACGAGCGTTTGGGCGTTTACGCCTCTACGCAGGTGGTCCATTTGGACCCTATCACCTCGGCGCGCCTGTCGTTCTCCTATGTTCAGCAGACTGCTGAGGGCGTTATGCGTCTGCTGCAGCCGCAGCATACGATGGAGATACTCGATCAGTCCAGCTCGATTGTTGGCATCAGCGTCATGTCCTCTCAGGCGGCGGCAGCCGGCCCCGCGACGTTCTTGACATTTGCCGCGCTCATCTCGTTCTCGCTGGGCTTTATGAACCTGCTGCCCATTCCGCCGCTCGACGGGGGAAAGCTGGTTATCGAGATCATCCAAAAGGTCGCCGGTCGCGAGCTGCCGCTGAAGGTGCAGACGATCGTCAGCTATGTCGGCATCGTGCTCTTTGCGCTGCTGTTTGTCTATATGCTTCGTTCCGACGTCCTTCGATTTATTTTGTAG
- the adhE gene encoding bifunctional acetaldehyde-CoA/alcohol dehydrogenase: MVKKSPENTTPAIVDNVEALEAKLAQMREAQALFATYTQEQVDKIFYEAAMAANKARIPLAKMAIEETGRGVLEDKVIKNHYAAEYIYNAYKNTKTCGVLERDEAYGITKIAEPIGIVGAVIPTTNPTSTAIFKTLISLKTRNAIIISPHPAAAKCTIAAAKLVLDAAVKAGAPEGIIGWVDVPSIELTNMVMRDVDIILATGGPGMVKAAYSSGKPALGVGAGNTPVVIDDTADVLLAVNSIIHSKTFDNGMICASEQSVTVIDTIYDQVKAEFQKRGCYFVKQGAEMEALRAAMFKNGALDHRIPGMAAAKIAELAGIEVPAKTKILIAEVTSTDPAKEEFSHEKLSPVLAMYHAKDFQEAVDKAEHLVLAGGPGHTASLYVHPAQAEKISLFEHVMKACRIVINTPSSHGGIGDLYNFGMKPSLTLGCGSWGGNSVSENVGVKHLINVKTVAERRENMLWFRAPEKVYFKKGSTPVALDELGTVMGKKRAFIVTDQFLFKNGNTRAIEAKLDEMGIAHDCFYDVEPDPSLQCARRGAKQMALFEPDVIIAVGGGSAMDAGKIMWMMYEHPECKFEDMAMDFMDIRKRIFTFPEMGKKAYFVAVPTSSGTGSECTPFAIITDKETGIKWPLADYALLPNMAIVDADNCMTAPRGLTAASGIDVMTHAIESYVSIMASDYTKGLSERAAKLVFENLPSSFTNGAKDPHAREEMHNASCMAGMAFANAFLGLNHSMAHKLGAFHHLPHGLANAVILTRVMRYNAAEAPVKMGTFSQYPYPNALHNYAEMAKYCGIEGKDDKEVFENFITKLEELKDFIGVKKTIADYGVDEQYFLDTLDEMTEQAFNDQCTGANPRYPLMSEIKELYLDAYYGREPQDYAVC; the protein is encoded by the coding sequence ATGGTGAAAAAGTCACCGGAAAACACTACTCCCGCAATTGTGGACAACGTAGAGGCGCTTGAGGCTAAGCTCGCTCAGATGCGAGAGGCCCAGGCGCTTTTTGCTACGTACACGCAGGAGCAGGTCGACAAGATCTTCTATGAGGCCGCCATGGCTGCCAACAAGGCTCGTATCCCGTTGGCGAAGATGGCCATCGAGGAGACCGGCCGCGGCGTTCTTGAGGACAAGGTCATCAAGAACCACTACGCCGCAGAGTACATCTACAACGCTTACAAGAACACCAAGACCTGTGGTGTCCTGGAGCGCGACGAGGCTTACGGCATCACCAAGATCGCCGAGCCCATCGGCATCGTGGGCGCCGTCATCCCGACGACCAACCCCACTTCTACCGCGATCTTCAAGACGCTGATCAGCCTGAAGACCCGCAACGCCATCATCATCTCCCCGCACCCGGCTGCCGCCAAGTGCACCATCGCCGCCGCCAAGCTCGTGCTTGACGCCGCCGTCAAGGCCGGTGCCCCCGAGGGCATCATCGGCTGGGTCGATGTCCCCTCCATCGAGCTGACCAACATGGTCATGCGCGACGTCGACATCATCCTCGCCACCGGTGGCCCGGGCATGGTCAAGGCCGCTTACTCCTCGGGCAAGCCCGCCCTGGGCGTTGGCGCCGGTAACACCCCGGTCGTCATCGACGACACCGCCGACGTGCTGCTCGCCGTCAACTCCATCATCCACTCCAAGACCTTCGACAACGGCATGATCTGCGCTTCCGAGCAGTCCGTGACCGTCATCGACACCATCTATGACCAGGTCAAGGCCGAGTTCCAGAAGCGCGGCTGCTACTTCGTCAAGCAGGGTGCCGAGATGGAGGCCCTGCGTGCCGCCATGTTCAAGAACGGCGCTCTCGATCACCGCATCCCCGGCATGGCTGCCGCCAAGATCGCCGAGCTCGCCGGCATCGAGGTTCCCGCCAAGACCAAGATCCTGATCGCCGAGGTCACCTCTACCGACCCCGCCAAGGAGGAGTTCTCCCACGAGAAGCTCTCCCCGGTCCTGGCCATGTACCACGCCAAGGACTTCCAGGAGGCCGTCGACAAGGCCGAGCACCTGGTGCTCGCCGGTGGCCCGGGCCACACCGCCTCTCTGTACGTGCACCCCGCCCAGGCCGAGAAGATCAGCCTGTTCGAGCACGTCATGAAGGCCTGCCGTATCGTCATCAACACCCCGTCTTCGCACGGCGGCATCGGTGACCTGTACAACTTTGGCATGAAGCCGTCTCTGACCCTGGGCTGCGGCTCCTGGGGCGGCAACTCCGTCTCCGAGAACGTTGGGGTGAAGCACTTGATCAACGTTAAGACTGTGGCCGAGCGCCGTGAGAACATGCTGTGGTTCCGCGCTCCCGAGAAGGTCTACTTCAAGAAGGGTTCCACGCCCGTCGCCCTCGACGAGCTCGGTACCGTCATGGGCAAGAAGCGCGCCTTCATCGTCACCGACCAGTTCCTCTTCAAGAATGGCAACACCCGCGCCATCGAGGCCAAGCTCGACGAGATGGGCATCGCCCACGACTGCTTCTACGACGTCGAGCCCGATCCGTCGCTGCAGTGCGCACGTCGCGGCGCCAAGCAGATGGCTCTCTTTGAGCCGGACGTCATCATCGCCGTCGGCGGTGGCTCCGCTATGGACGCCGGCAAGATCATGTGGATGATGTACGAGCACCCCGAGTGCAAGTTTGAGGACATGGCCATGGACTTCATGGACATCCGCAAGCGTATCTTCACCTTCCCCGAGATGGGCAAGAAGGCCTACTTCGTCGCCGTCCCGACCTCTTCGGGTACCGGCTCCGAGTGCACGCCGTTCGCCATCATCACCGACAAGGAGACCGGCATCAAGTGGCCGCTCGCCGACTACGCGCTGCTCCCCAACATGGCTATCGTCGACGCCGACAACTGCATGACCGCCCCGCGCGGCCTGACCGCTGCCTCCGGCATCGACGTCATGACCCACGCCATCGAGTCCTACGTCTCCATCATGGCTTCCGACTACACCAAGGGCCTCTCCGAGCGCGCTGCTAAGCTCGTCTTCGAGAACCTGCCCTCCAGCTTCACGAACGGTGCCAAGGACCCGCATGCCCGCGAGGAGATGCACAACGCCTCCTGCATGGCCGGTATGGCCTTCGCCAACGCCTTCCTGGGCCTCAACCACTCCATGGCCCACAAGCTCGGCGCTTTCCATCACCTGCCCCACGGCCTCGCAAACGCCGTCATCCTGACCCGCGTTATGCGCTACAACGCCGCCGAGGCTCCCGTCAAGATGGGTACCTTCTCCCAGTATCCTTACCCCAACGCGCTGCACAACTACGCCGAGATGGCCAAGTACTGCGGCATCGAGGGCAAGGACGACAAGGAGGTCTTCGAGAACTTCATCACGAAGCTCGAGGAGCTCAAGGACTTCATCGGTGTCAAGAAGACCATCGCCGACTACGGTGTTGACGAGCAGTACTTCCTCGACACCCTCGACGAGATGACCGAGCAGGCATTCAACGACCAGTGCACCGGCGCTAACCCGCGCTACCCGCTCATGAGCGAGATCAAGGAGCTCTACCTGGACGCCTACTACGGCCGCGAGCCCCAGGACTACGCCGTCTGCTAG
- a CDS encoding isoprenyl transferase, with amino-acid sequence MQYDENKLVEYFADAPAGVGFSDLDLNKIPHHISCIMDGNGRWATARGLARTEGHKAGIVSLREIITACVRLGVDVLSAYAFSTENWNRPQHEVNVLMHLFAKTFIDELPLLKRENVRVVFLGDISALPKKTRDVFERGLAECADHTGMTLALAVNYGARAEITRAARQIALDAAAGKIDPAAIDDDMVASHLYTAGLPDPELVIRTSGELRLSNYLLWQVAYSEFYITDTYWPDFDRWGLVNAILAYQGRDRRFGGLSKTEEA; translated from the coding sequence GTGCAATACGACGAGAACAAACTGGTCGAGTACTTTGCCGACGCCCCTGCGGGCGTCGGTTTTTCCGACCTTGACCTCAATAAGATCCCGCATCATATTTCGTGCATCATGGACGGTAACGGTCGTTGGGCCACGGCGCGCGGTCTTGCCCGCACCGAGGGTCACAAAGCCGGTATCGTTTCCCTGCGCGAGATCATTACCGCATGCGTGCGCTTGGGTGTCGACGTCCTTTCGGCCTATGCGTTTTCCACCGAAAACTGGAATCGTCCGCAGCACGAGGTCAACGTTTTGATGCATTTGTTTGCCAAGACGTTTATCGATGAGCTGCCGCTGCTTAAGCGTGAAAACGTTCGCGTTGTCTTTTTGGGCGATATTTCCGCACTGCCTAAGAAGACCCGCGATGTCTTTGAGCGAGGTCTTGCCGAGTGTGCCGACCACACCGGCATGACGTTGGCGCTTGCCGTCAACTACGGCGCTCGTGCCGAGATCACCCGTGCTGCCCGTCAGATCGCGCTCGATGCCGCCGCCGGAAAGATTGATCCCGCCGCTATCGACGATGATATGGTTGCTTCGCACCTGTACACCGCTGGGCTGCCCGATCCGGAGCTTGTGATTCGAACCTCCGGCGAGCTTCGCCTTTCGAACTATCTGCTGTGGCAGGTTGCCTATTCCGAGTTTTATATCACCGATACCTATTGGCCCGACTTTGATCGTTGGGGTCTTGTCAACGCCATTTTGGCCTATCAGGGCCGCGACCGTAGGTTTGGTGGACTGAGCAAGACCGAGGAGGCTTAA